The nucleotide sequence ACCGGCGTCCTACAACCAGCCTCCACCACCAGCAACGTACAGCCAGCCTTCGCCGCCAGCATCGTACAACCAGTCACCACCACCAGCATCCTATAACCCACCATCCCTAACACCACCACCAGCGTCCTATAACCCACCGTCCcgaccaccaccaccaccaccaccaccggTAACAGAGAAACCGCTCAAAATCACTCTCAGCCGACCATCGCCACCACCATCGACCAAGTCATCGTATCCCAACAAACTCCCGCCACCACCAGCGATACCAAACGAACCTCCCCTATCGGACAAGCCCTGCTTCAAACAACCTCCGCCACCACCATCCAAGCCCAAGACCTACGACCCACTACCTATGCCCCGTTATAACCACCTGACCAACCCCTGGGCTCCGATAGCACCACCAGCTCAGTACCGCAGCTTCGGCTACAACCCCTACGCGCCCAGTCCGTACCAGCCGAACTACCTCAATGCCCGACCCACCTACAGCTGCAGCTGTGACGACTTCGATCtggacgacgaggacgaggctGTGTTCAGCAAGTACAACCGACGCTCCTCCGACAACAGGTACTACCGACACTCCGGCCACCACCAGGACCACTTCGTCGACCCGCTCAACTCTCCCACCAGTATGTACAAGAACTACCGGCCCTACGACAGGGACGAGGCACGTAGCGTTTTCTCCGACGAGTTCGGTTCCGAAGAGGTAGGTCACGAATCCAGCACTGCCTAGACTATCGCATCAAGCTCTTCTAACATATTAATCCATCAGATCTTTCTCGTCTAAAGCAGAGCACCGGCAGCAGCAAGGAGCAGCCTCGCGAGCGGCTGTACGTAGTCTACCGCGCCGACGCCATGAAGGACAAGACCCCGTCGTCTTCGGCTCCCGTAATGAGCTACCTCACCGAGGACCAGTCCATGTCGGACCGCGAGATCGAGTCCATGATCCGCCGAGCCATCGACATCTCCAGACTCCAGAGAAGCCACCAGGACAACGTTCTCTACAGCCGGACCGACCCGCGGTACCAATACCAGCACGTCTCGCAGCAGCTCGACAGCCCTGCGGAACAGCCCGAGTTCAAGAGCCtggcgcagcagcagtacGAGTCCCAGTACCCGGTGGGCCAGTACCAGATGTCACCAGTCCAGATGATGGACAACGAGGGCCAGTACGTCGTCAGGGAGGAAGGCGACGAAGCCAACAACCCTGGCTGGGACCAGACCAAGTGGACGGCTGTGCCGGCGATGTCCAGCGACTTCGACAACCCGGAAAACGTCTATGCGGCCAACGTGGGTGTCAGCAACGGGGAATCGGTTGTCCCGACCGAGACCGAACctgctgctcctgctgttgTTCCTCCGGTAGAGGTAGGCGAGGAAACTCAGCATTCAGAGGAGATACAGCCCGAAAGTAGGCTCGAGAAGAAGGAGATCGGCGAACCGGAGGCCAAGGAGAACAAGACTGAGGAGGTGGACCTGATCGAGGACATGGAGGCGCCGCAGACCGTCACCGAGGCGTCGAGCTTCGACAAACACGCGGAGACGACGACGGATGATGGGATGTAATAGTTGTAATTTTTTGCTGCTATCATAAGGAGTGATATTTTTTAGTTAACCTTTACTGTTAGTTGcgtcctttttttaaattgcgaAATATCGAATTGTACGGGGAGAATATAAACGTTTATATTGTTCtggacaataaaaaaaatgtgtgaAAAATATATCCATTGCACTAGTTATGTATTTTTCCTTTCCCGTTCatgtacatttttatcaaaacaaTTCTTTTAAAAGACTCTTATGTTGACATTTCAAAAGCTGCGAGTGTTGCGCAACAAAGCGACAAGagaattgaatatttttggaaTGCAGCGCCTCAGCATTCGCCGAATGGAATTAGCTTTAACATTTAGCAGGTCACTGTGTTCCATTGCAAGCTTACATTTTATAGTGATGGCGACACGAGAAAAACACGATAGAATGGATCATTTCGAAAAATTCATAAAGTCCATCAATTAAGGCAATACAACGTAGGCACTATATTTAATATGCCATTGCTCGCAAACTCGGAATGTATGGGAGAATCGCATCGTTCATGGCAGAGTCTATAAACCTTTACGTCCTCGTTTATGCTCTGTCGTCAGGAAGTGTGTTGCTGACTTTGCACTGAGCTCCTGTATTCACTTGCACTGATGTGGTGTCCTACTTATccgaaaaaaattgatgaagCTATTTTAGAGTTGCGTACGCATTAACACAAAACTtctttttgacatttttcacgAACCCTTTTACTGCCTGTAGATAGCAGCAATTAGCGATGGGCGATTCTTTTCGATTCTTTTTCTGAAGAATCGATTCTTCTGTCGATTCTTTTTTACTGACGATTCTCGATTCTCAATTATTTTGAAACTGGGAATCGAGAATCGATTCATTTTCGGTTTattttaagtgaaaaataaaaaataaaaattaaaaaatacaaattaaaaGTCAAGGCTTTATTTTAATCTCTATCGCTTGCAAAAGCTGATTATAAGAGTTTGtcaataatactttttttggCGTATGTCGGGAGATGTATATCTAAGTGAAGAGATATATTTGATAATGTCGAATAAAGCGCAAAACAAACATTTCTCATAAATTGTGCGTACATGTCAAATTAAAGAAAAGTCATCTATGAAACTGTATTAAAtggaaatattattataaaatcatactttctaaataaaacaaatgtaaatgtaaatatcaaatttttctatcaatttataattttataaaaatcatgtaGTTATtaaagagtataataatattaatataatatgatatatatatatatatatatatatatatatatatatatatatatatatatatatataattctattttattcaataatattaataaaaattggtcGATTCTTCATCGGTTCTTCGATTATTTTTCTGGAATCGGCGATTCTTGAGAATCGATGAAAATATAGaatcgatttttcgaaatCGATTCTTTCAAAAGAATCGCCCATCACTAGCAGCAATCGTACTTTGAATTGTTTATACAAATTTGACAGTCCAAGCATTTTATTAATGTTTAATGAGCACTAAATGATTTGTAAGCGTAAAATGCGGTATAATTCGGATAAACAATTAAACTTTACAATTTCTGATTACTCCACTAATTTTGTACGTATAACTTTGATCTATATAAAGCCTTAAAATTTGTCAACGAGAATATCAATGcgtatttcaatatttattacCAGTAGGCCAAACATTTCAGAGTCGATCATGTCTTGCTTTTCTCGTTACCTCGAATGAGCTCATCGAACAACTTGAGTAATCGATCAACGTCAACAAAAATGTCAAAGCAAGCGTCCGACTTCCGAAAACGACAAACACGCGCCGATGATGCGTAATCTGCACAATCCGCACAATTCGTCCCCTTCTGCCCGGCAAAGCACATGCATCAACGCTCGTAAAGCACCGAATTACCGCGAATCGCCCGGATGCATCACAACAAACGCTCGCAAAAAAATCCTCACGTCAGCTGCAAACCACCAAGCTTTAAATACCATCCCCGAGCCAGGCAAGGTACCAGTGTTCTCCAGCCTCGAGAACCAGTCGCAGTCACACAGTCCTCCGCGATGCGTCTGCTCAGTTCAACCGCGCTCGTGCTGATCCTCGTAGGCGCTGCTCTGGCGAGTCCCGCCAAGAGGAAACTCGAGAAGAAGTCTATCTCCAACAGCCTGGCACCCAAGGCCATCGAGCCCGTCGACCAGAAGCTCGACGAGCCAGCTAAACTCAGCGATGAGGCCCTCATGGAGATCGCCGGGGAGAACGTCGACCGGGCTAAGAAGTCCACGACTTTCTGTGTGGAGATTCACCAGAACAAGCCGACGCAGGTGGACTGCGACGAGCTGAACAACAGGCCGATTCCACCGCCACCGCCACCACCTGCACCAGCGGTACCACAGCCCGAGGAGCCGCTACCACCGCCGCCGGCACCTCCAGCACCTGTCCCGCAGCAACAGCCCGAGGAGTACAAATACGAGCTGCCGTGCGAGCCGGAGATGGCCGCGTATTACGTACAACCGCCTGGTGAGATCGTTTACGCTCCGACCGGTAAATGCGCCCCACATATGTCCGGCCTTCACCACGTGCCGTCGGGCAATCCTCTGTACACCGCACCGGCTGGCGGAGCCTCCGGTACCCCGTCCATCAACGTTCTCCACCTGCCAACTGGTGGTACTCCGGGAGCTTCTGGCCACCCGACCATCAATGTTCTTCATCTGCCAAGCACCGGACACGGAGTTGGCCCATCGGTGATGCCGCTGCACACCACCGGTGGAGCCGGACTCGCTCCAGCACACCCTCACTTGATCCGGCCTTTGCCACTGAACCACGGAATCCACCACGGAGGTCTGTCACTTCACGGAGGATTGCCGCTTCACGGAGGTCTGCCGCTTCACGGAGCCCTTCCACTGCACGGAGCTCTGCCACTTCACGGACACGGAGTCCTTCACAATCTTCACCACCAGTCGGCACTAGAGTGCACTTGCAAGACGACCCCCGAAGCTGCCGCCAAGTCGGCTGATGGCTCTCCGCCGAGCAACGAAGAACTGGCGATGAAGTTCATCCAGGACCTTCAGAGGAATGCCCAGACTCAGTCTGCTGGATCTCCCTCTAGCCCAACGATGGTCCAGGTAAGAAGAGCTTTGCTTAAACGCATCATACAGATTTTATTCTACGGTTACTAACGATGAAACGAGTAATTTTCAGATGGGACCAGGACAATCAGCAAGCCCTGTTATGATAATGAGGAGTCCGTCTGGCGCACCGTTGATGTCTCTAAGCCAACCAGGTAGCCCCATGATGATGATTTCCTCTGACTCGAACAGTCCAGCGATGGCCGGCAAATCGGTAAGCCGTTGCTCAACAAAATAACATAGTAGTATAGCAATCGTAGCTAATTTTCGATTCTTCAAAAATCTAATTCACAGGAAATGCGCTACATGCCTTTCCGTCCGATGTCGAACGTCCAGCAGCAGGTCATTCAGCAGCAACAGTCAACCGTAACAAACGGAATGGGTGGAATCGGTTACCCGCCGGCGTTATCCAGCTACCCGATGCATCCCTACGGAAACTTCGGACCTGGTCTCTATCCCGGCGGTATGCTTCGTAGCAATGCCGACTGTCTTCAGGACAGCTTCGGCAGCTCGCCCCACGTTCTGACACAGGGTCTGAGACTCAGCCGCGAGGAAGCTGAGACTTCTGGACAGGTGCAGCCCGAGCAGAAGGCAGAGGAGAAGCCCCAGGAAGGAAAACCATCGCCTAGCGAGATCATCGAGGCTATGAAGAAGCAGAACGAAGATAACAGTCAGGACGACAAAAACTCGAGGATCGCCAGGTTCTTGATGGAGAAGAACGTCCAGGGCAACGTAGTCGACGAGAAGTAATGATCGTACACGGCTCTGCGCGAGTGTGAGTGATGTTTGTATGTgctgttatttttatatgtattgtttaaattttgtataccCTTTTTTACCTGCAtgctgttttaataaaaaaagtcaatCCTAATTTTTACTCTTGTGTTACACACCTTTATTACAAAATCCTAGAGATAAAAAGAATTCGGTATTGGTAGCAAATGACCGATAAGTTCTGGCCCGTTCCCTAGCGACTCGGTAGAAATGAAACCTACAATCCGTCGAGAAATATGCGTAGTTTCTACGCTGAAACCCGAGTAGCAGAAGTTATCTTAATTTTGTGCGCATGCGCGTACGGTTCAGGCTAGGCACAGGCATACTAGAAGTATATGACGCGTATTGTAGGGGCTGTCTGCTATGTTATACAGCAGAATAGCATAGCAGACAAAACTACAGTTTTCACAGTTTAAGTCAATGTTGAATGATACATATTTAGCCTACCAATTCATCTAGAATGATTTTGAAgggaaaatataatttttaaagcgcccattaagagtgaaaacctaaccctacacatgcatacggtcatatatgacagtatgtacaagcatactgtactgactgactttgtgttgTTCAAGTGTAATTACTGTGTGAAAAGTGTCATTGatgctcaaagtcaccaatgatgaggtttgcacaggtatttcaatctcatcagtatgcgagccagttactctcaactaccaaatctctcataatcatggtAAATCCATGATTTTAAAAgtggatgtctgttcttttgcgttaagacttgttaaattatttagaaacagactgccatatcagtttttacttaatagTCTTGGTTTGGcttttaacagcttgaaacaaatcaccatgcaaaatttcagccctctaagtatgatagattttaattgagagtaaaaagaaaaattaaaaaaaataatcgtacAATCATTGAGAATTTGATTGAActctcaattaaaatctatcatacttagaaggctgaaattttgcatggtgatttgtttcaagccgttaaaacaatatatccacttgtctttatctcaagtgctgtagtttgaattttcatataaacacccatg is from Nasonia vitripennis strain AsymCx chromosome 1, Nvit_psr_1.1, whole genome shotgun sequence and encodes:
- the LOC100121575 gene encoding SH3 domain-containing protein C23A1.17-like isoform X1, yielding MAKTGMGTLLSVIFLILGTTFLPEPIDAAPQDYQSRSERSPSPDPRCPNCPKDCPESLSGRLPERESEVEQYSAMAKPPYAPPAYNAVQQQQQYSVQQPGSYAAPPPPRPPSPLYSVAQPPPSYSAPPPAAYAHQPAAAYPSPPVRPAYAVPQPSYGAPPPPAHPAAYGAPPPPPPPASYAAPPPPPPPPASYAAPPPAPPASYAAPPPARPSPPASYNQPPPPATYSQPSPPASYNQSPPPASYNPPSLTPPPASYNPPSRPPPPPPPPVTEKPLKITLSRPSPPPSTKSSYPNKLPPPPAIPNEPPLSDKPCFKQPPPPPSKPKTYDPLPMPRYNHLTNPWAPIAPPAQYRSFGYNPYAPSPYQPNYLNARPTYSCSCDDFDLDDEDEAVFSKYNRRSSDNRYYRHSGHHQDHFVDPLNSPTSMYKNYRPYDRDEARSVFSDEFGSEEQSTGSSKEQPRERLYVVYRADAMKDKTPSSSAPVMSYLTEDQSMSDREIESMIRRAIDISRLQRSHQDNVLYSRTDPRYQYQHVSQQLDSPAEQPEFKSLAQQQYESQYPVGQYQMSPVQMMDNEGQYVVREEGDEANNPGWDQTKWTAVPAMSSDFDNPENVYAANVGVSNGESVVPTETEPAAPAVVPPVEVGEETQHSEEIQPESRLEKKEIGEPEAKENKTEEVDLIEDMEAPQTVTEASSFDKHAETTTDDGM
- the LOC100121575 gene encoding SH3 domain-containing protein C23A1.17-like isoform X2; protein product: MAKTGMGTLLSVIFLILGTTFLPEPIDAAPQDYQSRSERSPSPDPRCPNCPKDCPESLSGRLPERESEVEQYSAMAKPPYAPPAYNAVQQQQQYSVQQPGSYAAPPPPRPPSPLYSVAQPPPSYSAPPPAAYAHQPAAAYPSPPVRPAYAVPQPSYGAPPPPAHPAAYGAPPPPPPPASYAAPPPPPPPPASYAAPPPAPPASYAAPPPARPSPPASYNQPPPPATYSQPSPPASYNQSPPPASYNPPSLTPPPASYNPPSRPPPPPPPPVTEKPLKITLSRPSPPPSTKSSYPNKLPPPPAIPNEPPLSDKPCFKQPPPPPSKPKTYDPLPMPRYNHLTNPWAPIAPPAQYRSFGYNPYAPSPYQPNYLNARPTYSCSCDDFDLDDEDEAVFSKYNRRSSDNRYYRHSGHHQDHFVDPLNSPTSMYKNYRPYDRDEARSVFSDEFGSEESTGSSKEQPRERLYVVYRADAMKDKTPSSSAPVMSYLTEDQSMSDREIESMIRRAIDISRLQRSHQDNVLYSRTDPRYQYQHVSQQLDSPAEQPEFKSLAQQQYESQYPVGQYQMSPVQMMDNEGQYVVREEGDEANNPGWDQTKWTAVPAMSSDFDNPENVYAANVGVSNGESVVPTETEPAAPAVVPPVEVGEETQHSEEIQPESRLEKKEIGEPEAKENKTEEVDLIEDMEAPQTVTEASSFDKHAETTTDDGM
- the LOC100121611 gene encoding atrophin-1-like → MHHNKRSQKNPHVSCKPPSFKYHPRARQGTSVLQPREPVAVTQSSAMRLLSSTALVLILVGAALASPAKRKLEKKSISNSLAPKAIEPVDQKLDEPAKLSDEALMEIAGENVDRAKKSTTFCVEIHQNKPTQVDCDELNNRPIPPPPPPPAPAVPQPEEPLPPPPAPPAPVPQQQPEEYKYELPCEPEMAAYYVQPPGEIVYAPTGKCAPHMSGLHHVPSGNPLYTAPAGGASGTPSINVLHLPTGGTPGASGHPTINVLHLPSTGHGVGPSVMPLHTTGGAGLAPAHPHLIRPLPLNHGIHHGGLSLHGGLPLHGGLPLHGALPLHGALPLHGHGVLHNLHHQSALECTCKTTPEAAAKSADGSPPSNEELAMKFIQDLQRNAQTQSAGSPSSPTMVQMGPGQSASPVMIMRSPSGAPLMSLSQPGSPMMMISSDSNSPAMAGKSEMRYMPFRPMSNVQQQVIQQQQSTVTNGMGGIGYPPALSSYPMHPYGNFGPGLYPGGMLRSNADCLQDSFGSSPHVLTQGLRLSREEAETSGQVQPEQKAEEKPQEGKPSPSEIIEAMKKQNEDNSQDDKNSRIARFLMEKNVQGNVVDEK